From the Halobacterium zhouii genome, the window TCCTCAGTGGAATCGGCTAGAAACAGTTTGCTCTGCCCTGTGTCATGATTCTCAACCTCCATATCAACGTCCAGAGCAATGCCTGGGCCGGTATTCTCGATTTCATAAATGACCTCGTCCCCGTCTGTGTCTTTGCGACTGAACTCCAAGACCGGCTTGGATTGTAGTTCCATCAACCGCGTCTGTGATTTCTGGTGTTCCGCCTGAGTGGCTGTATCTTCCGACATTCGCCAATAGAGAAACATCAATAAAGTAGTCAACACCGCATTCACGAGTACCCCCATAACTTGGGGATCGGTGCTCTCGAAGAACGTCCATTTTGACATCCAAGCCGTGGCCGCTAATCCTCCTGCTCCCAACGCGATCACAGTAATCCCCATGAGCAGTGTTTTCCCGATTTTCTTCAGATTCAGATCTAAACACATCTTATTCACGTGATAACCTTACCACCGATTAAATAAAACCCCTGAATAGATTCTAATCAATTGCTACCGAGGCTTCGACATTGGACAGGTCGATTTCTATTTTTCTCGTGCTAATTTCTGCGGCGATCTCTCGCTTTACTCGAGGAGAGATTTCCTCATGCTCCAATGCATCTTCCAAATTGTCCAAGAGAGAACCCACAACGTCACACGAGACGAGCACAGCCTTCGTCTTGTTGCAGTCCAAACGGTTCGCGGCCGCTTCTATCGTGTCCTTCCGGTGCTCGTAATCGCCGTCAGTCCGAATTCGCATATCCGACTCGTACACACGAACCCTGAAAACCGAATGAATTTGCCTCACTGGAACCCCAATTTCGGGGGAATCCCCCGATTTCCTATCACACGCGCGGTAAGTGAGCGGGCGCGTACGTACGACCAAGCGCGAATATGCACACGAGCAGGCGCGGTCTCGTGTGCATATTCGGGAAACCGCTTCTCCGGACGCGAAACCCCATGGTGGTGAGACTAGAAGTAGGTTAGTTGTCCTTGGTCAGCCCCACAATCTCCCTGTAGCGGGCAACGATGCGACGGAGTTTCTCTTCCGGCGTCTTGGCTTCGATCGGGATGTCGTCTAGTTCCTCCATCGACGCCAGCGATGCGTACCCCTCAACCATCCGAGTGACGGTCTCATATTCGGACTCGTTCTCGCGAGCCACCGCTGCGATTGCACTCTGGTTTGCTGCAATGTACTCAGGAAAGGACAGGTCGCTGGTATCGTCTGTTGATGAGGGTTTCGGGGCTACATCTGCACTGCTTACATCGTCCTCTTCAGTCGTCTCCTCAGGTAGCACTCCGTGTTCGTATAGGTATTTGTCCTCTGGGGGGAGGTGTTCGTGTGCTGGCAACTCCTCCGGGTCGAGACCTGCAAACTGATACAACTGTTCCAGGTAGTAGGGTCGCTCCCACGGCTTCATACCGAGATATCGGAATGGCTCGTCCGCTTGTGCGTGCCGCCGGGCGAGTTGTTCTAACGTTTCTAGGCGCGCGTTCACGTCGACATCCATCGGAGGGAGTTCATCCTGTTCGACTAGAACCGGCTCGGCCCAGTACCGTTTATCAGCATCGTAGAAGGCGTCGAATCGGTCGTGAAGGAACCCCTTTGTTTCGTCGTACAGTTGAACGGCCGCCTCCGTTTCGAGGTCCTCGTGCCGGAGTCCGTGATACGCAGGCCGGTGGCGAGGCTTTAGTACATCCGGACACGAGAGACACAATTTCGCGTGCCGCTTCGTTATCTGCTTAAACGTTTCAAGTTCTTCGAGCTCGTAGTAGCGCCCCGAGCGTTTGCCGCCAGGATGATCGCGGACATCTTGATTCTCACTGTAGTCTAGCAGTTCGATTTGTCCGCCATTACTGGCGAACGTCTGCTCGCCAGGATACGCCTCACTCATCGGAGTCGGAACGCGGTGGACGTCTGCCAGATGCATATACATAAGCCCCGTTCGGCCGACGCGCTTCTTGATCGCCTTCGTCGTATCGCTTCCGTCCCGCAACGTCGTTTTGTTGTTCTCCGTGGGGATATCACGGGGGGAATCCAAGGAGCGCACTAATACAAGAATAACGAGTCGGCCGTGGCGTTCAGACCGGAACTGGTTAAGACCATTCTGAAACCCAAATCCAGCCTCGTAGCTAGTTTCGCCGTCGAATATCTTCCGGCCGTTTGCGTATAGATGAACTCCTGACTTGGGATGTTTCGTACGCGAAAGACCGCAGATGATGTCCAACCGAACGCGCCCTGTTGTCGTTTCGTTCGCCAACTCGAACGACTGGTATGCACGTGGATGGGCGCTATCGAAGTTGAGATACGACCAGTCCACTGAGACATCTGCCATCACAGATTTACTGCGGTTGTTGACCTCATCAACGACCGTAAGGTCGACGTCAAGTACCGGCGTGTTATCTGCCCACGGGATCGTCGT encodes:
- a CDS encoding ATP-binding protein, which produces MTDPTTNDGDASGPLAGLRSKVGEIPGAPEKTALLSLSTLDPDRAVLELCDNSIDAARVNELSGTDIELVLGEDYLEIRDSSGGIPEDSLDVWLTLGASRQTDADGYSLSDSIGWAGVGAIEASLSIGQSVMLASRAAGADQGYAYYIDEEYLETDDWSLDYYEYDGLDPGQTIVRIEDLTIGHEDLYGDYDTLPDLLSTTYELYLADTTTIPWADNTPVLDVDLTVVDEVNNRSKSVMADVSVDWSYLNFDSAHPRAYQSFELANETTTGRVRLDIICGLSRTKHPKSGVHLYANGRKIFDGETSYEAGFGFQNGLNQFRSERHGRLVILVLVRSLDSPRDIPTENNKTTLRDGSDTTKAIKKRVGRTGLMYMHLADVHRVPTPMSEAYPGEQTFASNGGQIELLDYSENQDVRDHPGGKRSGRYYELEELETFKQITKRHAKLCLSCPDVLKPRHRPAYHGLRHEDLETEAAVQLYDETKGFLHDRFDAFYDADKRYWAEPVLVEQDELPPMDVDVNARLETLEQLARRHAQADEPFRYLGMKPWERPYYLEQLYQFAGLDPEELPAHEHLPPEDKYLYEHGVLPEETTEEDDVSSADVAPKPSSTDDTSDLSFPEYIAANQSAIAAVARENESEYETVTRMVEGYASLASMEELDDIPIEAKTPEEKLRRIVARYREIVGLTKDN
- a CDS encoding DUF7692 domain-containing protein, which encodes MRIRTDGDYEHRKDTIEAAANRLDCNKTKAVLVSCDVVGSLLDNLEDALEHEEISPRVKREIAAEISTRKIEIDLSNVEASVAID